Proteins found in one Cobetia sp. L2A1 genomic segment:
- a CDS encoding high-potential iron-sulfur protein: MANQSRRNFMRNSLLGLAALPLGAAILSPRAFAADLPLLDTSNPQAKALHYVEDASEAKEHSAFKAGSDCTNCMFYKPDNHGCQLFPSNSVAPKGWCQSWTKRPA; this comes from the coding sequence ATGGCTAATCAGAGTCGCCGTAACTTCATGCGTAACAGCCTGCTGGGTCTTGCCGCTCTGCCGTTGGGTGCCGCTATTCTATCTCCGCGCGCCTTTGCTGCTGACCTGCCACTGCTGGACACCTCCAACCCACAGGCTAAAGCACTACATTATGTGGAAGACGCTAGCGAGGCCAAGGAGCATTCGGCCTTCAAGGCTGGCTCAGATTGCACCAACTGCATGTTCTACAAACCTGACAACCATGGCTGCCAGCTATTCCCCAGTAACAGCGTAGCGCCCAAGGGATGGTGCCAGTCCTGGACCAAGCGTCCGGCGTGA
- a CDS encoding Lrp/AsnC family transcriptional regulator has protein sequence MHSAIILIHAEHGRIRDVAERIAALDGISEVYSTGGRVDMVAIARVRDFEQLAELVTGRLSCIDGIRDTETLNALQVHSRHDLDTMFDLGL, from the coding sequence ATGCACAGTGCCATCATTTTAATTCATGCCGAGCATGGTCGTATTCGCGATGTGGCCGAGCGCATTGCTGCGCTGGACGGTATCAGCGAGGTCTATTCCACTGGTGGTCGAGTCGACATGGTGGCGATTGCTCGTGTGCGTGATTTCGAGCAGCTCGCGGAGTTGGTCACGGGTCGCCTGTCGTGTATTGACGGAATTCGCGACACCGAAACGCTCAATGCATTACAGGTCCACTCACGTCACGATCTCGATACCATGTTTGATCTTGGTCTTTAA
- a CDS encoding SpoVR family protein, whose protein sequence is MSQKRESRLENHAPASGSDWTFELLEHFEHEIARIAAQYRLDIYPNQIEVITSEQMMDAYASIGMPVGYHHWSFGKQFLSVEQAYQRGQMGLAYELVINSDPCIAYLMEENTLMMQILVMAHACYGHNSFFKGNYLFRAWTDASAIIDYLVFARKYVAECEERHGVDAVEQLLDACHALQNYGVDRYKRPSPISPEEEIQRQQEREAYLQAQVNALWSTIPQAGEEAEMIDEVNDPLGLHRRGRYPSEPQENLLYFIEKNAPLLEPWQRELVRIVRKLAQYFYPQRQTQVMNEGWACFWHYTIMNQLYDEELIGEGVILEFLQSHTSVVQQPSFDHPHYNGINPYALGFAMFTDIKRICEHPDEEDREWFPDIAGSDWLETVHFAMHNFKDESFIQQFLSPKVIRDLKLFSLMDDDHDDHLVIDAIHDSRGYKHIREALSVQYALSHREPNIQIWAANIRGDRSLTLRHVQDDRRPLARSVYPVMRHLHQLWGFPVHLESMEQDEIARRYQWPLPEEGSTG, encoded by the coding sequence ATGAGCCAGAAACGTGAGAGTCGACTTGAGAATCATGCACCTGCCAGCGGCTCCGACTGGACCTTCGAGCTACTGGAGCATTTTGAACATGAGATTGCGCGCATAGCGGCACAGTATCGCCTTGATATCTATCCAAATCAGATTGAGGTCATTACGTCCGAGCAGATGATGGACGCTTACGCCAGCATCGGCATGCCGGTGGGTTATCACCACTGGTCCTTCGGCAAGCAGTTCCTCTCGGTAGAGCAGGCCTACCAGCGCGGTCAGATGGGGTTGGCTTATGAGTTGGTGATCAACTCCGATCCCTGCATTGCCTATCTGATGGAAGAAAACACTCTGATGATGCAGATTCTGGTCATGGCACATGCCTGCTATGGCCATAACAGCTTCTTCAAGGGTAATTATCTGTTTCGGGCCTGGACGGATGCCTCGGCCATCATCGACTACCTCGTCTTCGCACGGAAGTACGTTGCAGAATGCGAAGAGCGTCATGGTGTAGACGCCGTCGAGCAGCTGCTGGATGCCTGTCATGCCCTGCAGAACTATGGCGTGGATCGTTACAAGCGTCCCTCGCCCATCTCGCCGGAGGAAGAAATACAGCGTCAGCAGGAGCGTGAAGCCTATCTGCAGGCGCAGGTGAACGCACTATGGAGCACGATTCCACAGGCGGGGGAGGAGGCCGAGATGATTGATGAGGTTAATGATCCGCTCGGTTTGCACCGACGTGGTCGCTATCCCTCTGAGCCGCAGGAGAATTTACTCTATTTCATTGAGAAGAACGCACCTCTGCTGGAGCCCTGGCAGCGCGAGCTAGTGCGTATCGTGCGCAAGTTGGCGCAGTACTTCTATCCCCAGCGTCAGACTCAAGTGATGAATGAAGGCTGGGCGTGCTTCTGGCACTACACCATCATGAATCAGCTCTACGATGAGGAGTTGATTGGTGAAGGTGTGATACTGGAGTTCCTGCAATCGCATACCTCGGTAGTGCAACAACCGAGCTTCGATCATCCGCACTACAATGGCATCAATCCCTATGCATTGGGCTTCGCGATGTTTACTGATATCAAACGTATCTGTGAGCATCCGGATGAAGAGGACCGCGAGTGGTTCCCCGATATCGCGGGTAGCGATTGGCTCGAAACGGTGCATTTCGCGATGCATAACTTCAAGGATGAGTCCTTTATCCAGCAGTTTCTGTCGCCCAAGGTGATACGCGACCTCAAGCTGTTTTCGCTGATGGATGATGACCACGATGATCATCTAGTCATCGATGCTATCCATGACAGTCGTGGCTATAAACATATTCGTGAGGCGTTATCAGTCCAGTATGCGCTGAGCCATCGTGAACCAAACATTCAGATATGGGCGGCTAATATTCGAGGTGATCGTTCGCTGACACTACGTCATGTACAGGATGATCGACGGCCTTTGGCTCGCAGTGTCTATCCCGTCATGCGTCACTTGCATCAGCTATGGGGGTTCCCGGTGCACTTGGAGTCAATGGAGCAAGATGAGATCGCCAGACGATACCAGTGGCCATTGCCGGAAGAAGGCAGTACTGGCTAA
- a CDS encoding DNA/RNA non-specific endonuclease has protein sequence MLGVMDEIRSAGRKLWRGLGVSLVFALVGSGLWWWQERDYQQYYTWQGVPEARHLDWKTFARGLRSDAYLVGWSDLRANPLWVTWRLEEVEASRQGKRPDGFERDWRSLWPVSPDSYRGSGYDRGQLAPNYAIGKVYGLKAQEQTFRMTNISPQTPALNRKLWQRLEAAIMDNILPREGALWITAGPVFTGSIERLSSLVEIPDAFYKIIIAPGDSQRPPRALAFLFPQQVRGDEPLDRFLVSIDRIEALTGLDFFHDLPDDVEQRLEAQVRRDGWKVESFNRTPSRY, from the coding sequence ATGCTGGGAGTGATGGACGAAATACGTTCGGCTGGGCGAAAGCTGTGGCGTGGGTTGGGCGTCAGCCTGGTGTTTGCGTTGGTGGGCAGCGGACTGTGGTGGTGGCAAGAGCGCGACTATCAGCAGTACTACACCTGGCAGGGCGTACCTGAGGCACGTCATCTGGATTGGAAAACCTTTGCGCGTGGTCTTCGCAGCGATGCCTACCTGGTGGGGTGGTCTGACCTGCGCGCCAACCCCTTATGGGTGACATGGCGGCTGGAGGAGGTCGAGGCCTCGCGGCAAGGCAAGCGACCAGATGGCTTTGAGCGCGACTGGCGATCGCTATGGCCGGTATCACCGGATAGTTATCGCGGCAGCGGCTACGACCGTGGTCAATTGGCGCCCAATTATGCGATTGGCAAGGTTTATGGCTTGAAAGCGCAGGAGCAGACCTTCCGCATGACCAATATATCCCCTCAGACTCCGGCGCTTAATCGCAAACTATGGCAGCGGCTTGAAGCAGCGATCATGGATAATATCCTGCCGCGAGAAGGCGCGCTGTGGATCACGGCAGGGCCGGTATTCACTGGCAGCATTGAGCGCCTATCCAGTCTTGTTGAAATCCCTGATGCGTTCTACAAGATCATCATTGCTCCGGGAGACTCACAGCGTCCGCCGCGTGCATTGGCATTCCTGTTTCCACAGCAGGTGCGTGGCGATGAGCCACTTGACCGCTTCCTTGTCAGTATCGATAGAATAGAGGCGCTGACGGGCCTCGATTTCTTCCATGACCTGCCGGACGATGTCGAGCAGCGACTGGAGGCGCAAGTCAGGCGTGATGGCTGGAAGGTCGAGAGCTTCAATCGCACACCGTCACGCTACTGA